The Oryctolagus cuniculus chromosome 5, mOryCun1.1, whole genome shotgun sequence genome includes a region encoding these proteins:
- the TREML2 gene encoding trem-like transcript 2 protein isoform X3, giving the protein MAPVVLLLLLLLWPQGCISGPPAEGGYVKVRHQEGETLFVQCSYKGRRNRVEGKVWCRIWKKRCEPGFTRVWAKGPSYLIQDDAQAKVVNITMQGLKLQDSGRYWCLRNSSGTLYPMMGIQLEVFPASTTERSMPLTHLANVPKSGAVIATDQASTSGTGAGTPLSTGVMVFTSGVLTVGRLSSSSASQTTRPSSPNTSITTVGPWRATGSRAVTAAPSTAQATPASPAPMSTKPGLLGTSSPTTGMCQNKLPSLRHQDIHITVLVVVLALFPAPMTLIVVYGFWKKRHTGSYSLCHDPARPWRDLPRSPEPLQKLA; this is encoded by the exons ATGGCCCCGGTggtactgctgctgctgctgcttctgtggcCACAGGGCTGCATCTCAG GGCCGCCGGCCGAGGGCGGGTACGTCAAAGTGCGGCACCAAGAAGGGGAGACTCTGTTCGTGCAGTGCTCCTACAAGGGGCGCAGAAACCGCGTGGAAGGCAAGGTCTGGTGCAGAATCTGGAAGAAGAGATGCGAGCCTGGGTTCACCCGCGTCTGGGCGAAGGGGCCCAGCTACCTGATACAGGACGATGCCCAGGCCAAGGTGGTCAACATCACCATGCAGGGCCTCAAGCTCCAGGACTCGGGCCGGTACTGGTGCCTGCGCAACAGCTCCGGGACCCTCTACCCCATGATGGGCATCCAGCTGGAGGTGTTCCCAG CCTCCACCACGGAGAGGAGCATGCCTCTCACACACCTGGCCAACGTCCCCAAGAGTGGTGCTGTCATTGCAACAGACCAAGCCTCCACGTCAGGCACCGGCGCCGGCACCCCTCTCTCCACGGGCGTGATGGTGTTCACCTCTGGAGTGCTCACCGTGGGCAGACTCTCGTCCTCCTCTGCTTCACAGACCACGAGACCCAGCTCCCccaacaccagcatcaccaccGTGGGGCCCTGGAGAGCCACAGGGTCCCGGGCGGTGACCGCAGCTCCCAGCACTGCCCAAGCCACCCCTGCTAGCCCGGCACCCATGTCCACGAAGCCCGGGCTCCTCGGCACCAGCTCACCCACCACAGGAATGTGCCAGAACAAACTACCCTCCCTCAG GCACCAGGATATTCATATCACAGTGCTCGTGGTGGTGCTAGCCCTCTTCCCGGCGCCCATGACGTTGATCGTGGTCTATGGGTTTTGGAAGAAGAGACACACAGGAA GCTACAGCTTGTGCCACGAccctgccaggccctggagggaccTGCCCAGAAGCCCAGAGCCCCTGCAGAAGCTGGCTTAG
- the TREML4 gene encoding trem-like transcript 4 protein has protein sequence MAWGALPLLLPGLLLLLVPGSRAQKLQKLEGETIYVICPYSADQHEKEKVWCKQEGPNTCSVLATSQGWVGSSQCSLWDKPDSSQFIVIMTGLKAGDSGLYYCGFYEYSKVMVFRTIQLEVLAAPAPATPRDSGMTTAPVIASWKSILVGVVVATLLLLLVVLSTVLGLRKARARVGKGEADSWPGCSGFSGRKEPSGADQQATPDEDPAAIHYVSLTHLSHCGSEHPVYANVHPDSKPEVDAQLSVEYTSVTGSKPPVLQVGCPGGSASELQAESPQH, from the exons ATGGCTTGGggggccctgcctctgctgctgcctggcctgctgctgctcctggtgccag gctcccGGGCACAGAAGCTGCAGAAACTGGAGGGCGAGACCATCTACGTGATCTGCCCCTACTCGGCTGACCAGCATGAGAAGGAGAAAGTCTGGTGTAAGCAGGAAGGGCCGAACACCTGCTCCGTGTTGGCCActtcccagggctgggtggggagcTCCCAGTGCTCCCTGTGGGATAAGCCAGACTCTTCCCAATTCATCGTGATCATGACCGGGCTCAAGGCGGGGGACTCGGGATTATACTATTGTGGCTTCTATGAGTATTCCAAGGTCATGGTCTTCAGAACCATCCAGCTCGAGGTGTTGGCAG ctccagccccagccacccccaGGGACAGCGGGATGACAACGGCCCCTGTCATTGCCAG CTGGAAGTCCATCCTGGTGGGCGTGGTGGTGGctacactgctgctgctgctggtggtccTCTCCACGGTCCTGGGTCTCAGGAAAGCCCGAGCGAGAGTCGGGAAAG GTGAGGCTGATTCCTGGCCCGGCTGCAGTGGCTTCTCAGGCCGGAAGGAGCCCAGC GGCGCCGATCAGCAGGCGACCCCTGATGAGGACCCAGCAGCCATCCACTACGTCTCCCTCACCCACCTAAGCCACTGCGGCTCTGAGCACCCTGTCTACGCCAACGTCCACCCCGACTCGAAGCCCGAAGTGGACGCCCAGCTCTCTGTGGAATACACCAGCGTCACTGGGAGCAAACCTCCAGTCCTGCAAGTCGGCTGCCCTGGAGGGAGTGCCTCTGAGCTGCAGGCAGAATCCCCCCAGCACTGA
- the TREML2 gene encoding trem-like transcript 2 protein isoform X1, protein MAPVVLLLLLLLWPQGCISGPPAEGGYVKVRHQEGETLFVQCSYKGRRNRVEGKVWCRIWKKRCEPGFTRVWAKGPSYLIQDDAQAKVVNITMQGLKLQDSGRYWCLRNSSGTLYPMMGIQLEVFPASTTERSMPLTHLANVPKSGAVIATDQASTSGTGAGTPLSTGVMVFTSGVLTVGRLSSSSASQTTRPSSPNTSITTVGPWRATGSRAVTAAPSTAQATPASPAPMSTKPGLLGTSSPTTGMCQNKLPSLSCVPRTEVLLSLPGSDPAWGWGDLGPHLLPSASTPQAPGYSYHSARGGASPLPGAHDVDRGLWVLEEETHRKLQLVPRPCQALEGPAQKPRAPAEAGLVWDHVTEQWQRIPEGPQEAGGGVESRAWPGPGWRNSARAGHAQAHSCHHIPVPSVFLGCRECAERPVAGTTRQVWRGTSQSLLRATGPWTEGIRALGMLLTHREPRPACLRSLVLPDAGAEPTGDSESCPLPTWDPSALNFPLLPSSPASPPHTWEGRGRGS, encoded by the exons ATGGCCCCGGTggtactgctgctgctgctgcttctgtggcCACAGGGCTGCATCTCAG GGCCGCCGGCCGAGGGCGGGTACGTCAAAGTGCGGCACCAAGAAGGGGAGACTCTGTTCGTGCAGTGCTCCTACAAGGGGCGCAGAAACCGCGTGGAAGGCAAGGTCTGGTGCAGAATCTGGAAGAAGAGATGCGAGCCTGGGTTCACCCGCGTCTGGGCGAAGGGGCCCAGCTACCTGATACAGGACGATGCCCAGGCCAAGGTGGTCAACATCACCATGCAGGGCCTCAAGCTCCAGGACTCGGGCCGGTACTGGTGCCTGCGCAACAGCTCCGGGACCCTCTACCCCATGATGGGCATCCAGCTGGAGGTGTTCCCAG CCTCCACCACGGAGAGGAGCATGCCTCTCACACACCTGGCCAACGTCCCCAAGAGTGGTGCTGTCATTGCAACAGACCAAGCCTCCACGTCAGGCACCGGCGCCGGCACCCCTCTCTCCACGGGCGTGATGGTGTTCACCTCTGGAGTGCTCACCGTGGGCAGACTCTCGTCCTCCTCTGCTTCACAGACCACGAGACCCAGCTCCCccaacaccagcatcaccaccGTGGGGCCCTGGAGAGCCACAGGGTCCCGGGCGGTGACCGCAGCTCCCAGCACTGCCCAAGCCACCCCTGCTAGCCCGGCACCCATGTCCACGAAGCCCGGGCTCCTCGGCACCAGCTCACCCACCACAGGAATGTGCCAGAACAAACTACCCTCCCTCAG CTGTGTCCCCAGGACAGAAGTGCTgctgagcctcccagggtctgaccccgcctggggctggggagaccTCGGGCCTCACCTCCTTCCCTCCGCCTCGACTCCTCAGGCACCAGGATATTCATATCACAGTGCTCGTGGTGGTGCTAGCCCTCTTCCCGGCGCCCATGACGTTGATCGTGGTCTATGGGTTTTGGAAGAAGAGACACACAGGAA GCTACAGCTTGTGCCACGAccctgccaggccctggagggaccTGCCCAGAAGCCCAGAGCCCCTGCAGAAGCTGGCTTAGTTTGGGACCATGTAACTGAACAGTGGCAGCGCATCCCGGAGGGGCcacaggaggctgggggaggagtggagagcagggcctggcctggcccaggttggAGGAATTCTGCAAGGGCTGGACATGCGCAGGCCCACAGCTGCCACCATATCCCTGTGCCAAGCGTTTTCCTGGGCTGCCGGGAGTGTGCAGAGCGCCCAGTGGCAGGCACCACGCGGCAGGTCTGGCGAGGCACGTCCCAGAGCCTGCTCAGAGCCACAGGGCCCTGGACTGAGGGCATCAGAGCTCTGGGGATGCTGCTGACCCATAGAGAACCTCGTCCTGCCTGCCTCAGGAGCCTCGTCCTGCCTGACGCTGGAGCCGAGCCGACGGGGGACAGCGAGAGCTGCCCTCTGCCCACCTGGGACCCCTCTGCCCTCAACTTCCCCCTGCTCCCCTCgagccctgcctcccccccacatacctgggaaggaagggggaggggctcaTGA
- the TREML2 gene encoding trem-like transcript 2 protein isoform X2 gives MAPVVLLLLLLLWPQGCISASTTERSMPLTHLANVPKSGAVIATDQASTSGTGAGTPLSTGVMVFTSGVLTVGRLSSSSASQTTRPSSPNTSITTVGPWRATGSRAVTAAPSTAQATPASPAPMSTKPGLLGTSSPTTGMCQNKLPSLSCVPRTEVLLSLPGSDPAWGWGDLGPHLLPSASTPQAPGYSYHSARGGASPLPGAHDVDRGLWVLEEETHRKLQLVPRPCQALEGPAQKPRAPAEAGLVWDHVTEQWQRIPEGPQEAGGGVESRAWPGPGWRNSARAGHAQAHSCHHIPVPSVFLGCRECAERPVAGTTRQVWRGTSQSLLRATGPWTEGIRALGMLLTHREPRPACLRSLVLPDAGAEPTGDSESCPLPTWDPSALNFPLLPSSPASPPHTWEGRGRGS, from the exons ATGGCCCCGGTggtactgctgctgctgctgcttctgtggcCACAGGGCTGCATCTCAG CCTCCACCACGGAGAGGAGCATGCCTCTCACACACCTGGCCAACGTCCCCAAGAGTGGTGCTGTCATTGCAACAGACCAAGCCTCCACGTCAGGCACCGGCGCCGGCACCCCTCTCTCCACGGGCGTGATGGTGTTCACCTCTGGAGTGCTCACCGTGGGCAGACTCTCGTCCTCCTCTGCTTCACAGACCACGAGACCCAGCTCCCccaacaccagcatcaccaccGTGGGGCCCTGGAGAGCCACAGGGTCCCGGGCGGTGACCGCAGCTCCCAGCACTGCCCAAGCCACCCCTGCTAGCCCGGCACCCATGTCCACGAAGCCCGGGCTCCTCGGCACCAGCTCACCCACCACAGGAATGTGCCAGAACAAACTACCCTCCCTCAG CTGTGTCCCCAGGACAGAAGTGCTgctgagcctcccagggtctgaccccgcctggggctggggagaccTCGGGCCTCACCTCCTTCCCTCCGCCTCGACTCCTCAGGCACCAGGATATTCATATCACAGTGCTCGTGGTGGTGCTAGCCCTCTTCCCGGCGCCCATGACGTTGATCGTGGTCTATGGGTTTTGGAAGAAGAGACACACAGGAA GCTACAGCTTGTGCCACGAccctgccaggccctggagggaccTGCCCAGAAGCCCAGAGCCCCTGCAGAAGCTGGCTTAGTTTGGGACCATGTAACTGAACAGTGGCAGCGCATCCCGGAGGGGCcacaggaggctgggggaggagtggagagcagggcctggcctggcccaggttggAGGAATTCTGCAAGGGCTGGACATGCGCAGGCCCACAGCTGCCACCATATCCCTGTGCCAAGCGTTTTCCTGGGCTGCCGGGAGTGTGCAGAGCGCCCAGTGGCAGGCACCACGCGGCAGGTCTGGCGAGGCACGTCCCAGAGCCTGCTCAGAGCCACAGGGCCCTGGACTGAGGGCATCAGAGCTCTGGGGATGCTGCTGACCCATAGAGAACCTCGTCCTGCCTGCCTCAGGAGCCTCGTCCTGCCTGACGCTGGAGCCGAGCCGACGGGGGACAGCGAGAGCTGCCCTCTGCCCACCTGGGACCCCTCTGCCCTCAACTTCCCCCTGCTCCCCTCgagccctgcctcccccccacatacctgggaaggaagggggaggggctcaTGA